A part of Pectobacterium cacticida genomic DNA contains:
- a CDS encoding major outer membrane lipoprotein, protein MNRTKLVLGAVILGSTLLAGCSSNAKIDQLSSDVQTLNAKVDQLSNDVNAIRSDVQAAKDDAARANQRLDNQVRTYKK, encoded by the coding sequence ATGAATCGTACTAAACTGGTACTGGGCGCGGTAATCCTGGGTTCTACTCTGCTGGCAGGTTGCTCCAGCAATGCAAAAATTGATCAACTGTCTTCTGACGTTCAGACTCTGAACGCTAAAGTTGACCAACTGAGCAATGATGTGAACGCAATCCGCTCTGACGTACAGGCTGCTAAAGATGACGCAGCTCGTGCTAACCAGCGTCTGGACAACCAAGTTCGCACTTACAAGAAGTAA
- the pykF gene encoding pyruvate kinase PykF yields MKKTKIVCTIGPKTESEDMLGSLLSAGMNVMRLNFSHGDYAEHGQRIKNLRAVMEKTGKQAAILLDTKGPEIRTMKLENGADVALRAGQTFTFTTDQSVVGNQERVAVTYAGFTQDLSVGDTVLVDDGLIGMRVTAIAGNEVVCTVLNNGDLGENKGVNLPGVSIQLPALAEKDKRDLIFGCEQGVDFVAASFIRKRSDVEEIRAHLKAHGGEHIQIISKIENQEGLNNFDEILEASDGIMVARGDLGVEIPVEEVIFAQKMMIEKCNLARKVVITATQMLDSMIKNPRPTRAEAGDVANAIIDGTDAVMLSGESAKGKYPLEAVTIMATICQRTDSVMKSRLNTIKTPGKLRITEAVCRGAVETAEKLDAPLIVVATNGGKSAKSIRKYFPTARILALTTNEITARQLLLSKGIDTLLVKEIASTDDFYRIGKEAALKSGYAQAGDVVVMVSGALVPSGTTNTSSVHRL; encoded by the coding sequence ATGAAAAAGACAAAAATTGTTTGTACCATCGGGCCGAAAACAGAATCAGAAGACATGCTAGGCAGCTTGTTGTCTGCCGGCATGAATGTTATGCGCCTAAACTTCTCTCATGGAGATTATGCTGAACACGGCCAGCGCATCAAGAACCTGCGCGCAGTTATGGAAAAAACCGGCAAGCAAGCGGCCATATTGCTTGATACTAAAGGCCCGGAAATTCGCACGATGAAGTTGGAAAATGGCGCTGACGTCGCGCTACGTGCAGGCCAGACATTCACCTTCACCACCGATCAGAGCGTTGTCGGCAATCAGGAACGTGTTGCCGTTACGTACGCAGGTTTTACGCAGGATCTCAGCGTCGGTGACACCGTACTGGTGGATGACGGTTTGATCGGCATGCGCGTTACCGCAATCGCTGGTAACGAAGTAGTATGCACCGTGCTCAACAATGGCGACTTAGGCGAGAATAAAGGCGTTAATCTGCCTGGCGTTTCAATTCAGTTGCCTGCCCTGGCCGAAAAGGACAAGCGCGACCTGATTTTCGGTTGTGAACAAGGTGTTGATTTCGTAGCCGCCTCTTTTATTCGTAAACGCTCAGACGTTGAAGAAATCCGTGCTCATCTGAAAGCTCACGGTGGCGAGCATATTCAGATCATTTCCAAGATTGAAAACCAGGAAGGCCTGAATAATTTCGATGAAATTCTGGAAGCGTCCGATGGGATTATGGTCGCCCGTGGTGATTTAGGCGTTGAAATTCCGGTGGAAGAAGTGATTTTCGCGCAGAAGATGATGATCGAAAAATGCAATCTGGCACGTAAAGTGGTTATTACCGCCACGCAAATGCTGGATTCAATGATCAAAAACCCGCGACCGACCCGTGCAGAAGCTGGCGATGTTGCTAACGCCATTATCGATGGCACTGACGCTGTGATGCTATCTGGCGAAAGTGCGAAGGGCAAATATCCCCTGGAAGCCGTTACCATCATGGCGACCATCTGCCAGCGTACTGATTCTGTGATGAAAAGCCGTCTGAACACCATTAAGACTCCCGGTAAACTGCGTATCACAGAAGCAGTCTGCCGCGGTGCGGTTGAAACGGCGGAGAAACTGGATGCACCGCTGATCGTTGTGGCCACCAACGGTGGGAAATCGGCTAAATCGATCCGTAAGTACTTCCCAACGGCCCGTATTCTGGCACTGACAACAAATGAGATCACCGCGCGTCAACTGCTGCTGAGCAAAGGTATTGATACCCTATTGGTGAAAGAAATTGCCTCCACCGATGACTTCTACCGTATTGGAAAAGAAGCGGCGCTGAAGAGCGGCTATGCACAGGCTGGTGATGTTGTGGTTATGGTGTCCGGCGCGCTAGTTCCCAGCGGAACCACCAACACATCTTCCGTACACCGTCTCTAA